From a single Drosophila sulfurigaster albostrigata strain 15112-1811.04 chromosome 3, ASM2355843v2, whole genome shotgun sequence genomic region:
- the LOC133842294 gene encoding uncharacterized protein LOC133842294, which produces MKLIGFITLLLLALDAVQAQRANLTSWRHHRRQKRFLIYQNGGVIKMVTGTAFPVDFQEKNAWRQLVWLMNYHYQFSEPTSPIYWWKLWNSGRDLKGPLKLTKEQLQQQHRVEENKVDEPQLMLYSFAEEYMNRLGQHGKECLQRLICENGQVHEHSGLYAQLLHRLLTPHRSLDARYVDAYHMGRHGINCRRAYPKASHCLLDDYVHVHERGLTQSYT; this is translated from the exons ATGAAGCTCAT tgGCTTTATTACACTATTGCTGCTGGCGCTGGACGCTGTGCAGGCTCAGAGAGCCAACTTAACATCCTGGCGTCATCATCGTCGCCAAAAACGTTTTCTGATCTATCAAAACGGTGGTGTGATAAAg ATGGTGACAGGTACCGCATTTCCTGTTGACTTTCAAGAAAAGAATGCATGGCGTCAGCTGGTCTGGCTAATGAATTATCACTATCAATTTAGTGAGCCAACTTCGCCGATTTACTGGTGGAAACTCTGGAACTCTGGGCGCGACCTCAAGGGGCCCCTGAAACTAACCAAAgagcaactacagcagcaacaccgcGTTGAGGAGAACAAAGTGGATGAGCCACAGCTGATGCTTTACTCCTTTGCTGAGGAATACATGAATCGGCTTGGCCAGCATGGTAAAGAATGTCTCCAACGTTTGATCTGTGAGAATGGTCAGGTGCACGAGCACAGTGGACTTTATGCCCAGTTGTTGCACAGGCTGCTAAC ACCCCACAGATCTTTGGATGCGCGCTACGTGGATGCTTATCACATGGGCAGACATGGCATCAATTGTCGCCGCGCTTACCCCAAGGCATCGCATTGTCTCCTGGATGATTATGTGCATGTTCATGAGCGTGGCCTAACGCAGAGTTACACTTAA
- the LOC133842293 gene encoding leucine-rich repeat and death domain-containing protein 1, which translates to MNKTILHWSYLNFKDVPMDLFLYEDLEEVYLKENYISVIPKWLLNITTLKFIHLAGNNLSELPVDIYMLENLEFLDVSNNVLKELPNTLGLLLQLQQLNVSGNQLTELPKELSSLRNLEHLNIANNQFRRLPLQLSECVRLNELNVSDNEALLHLPERIANLPMLQSLAADRCALIYLPAALSKFMNHVRIFHNTSVNYIPMIYERFYQNFYDNRQKLTPLSIPKKGLFWVRELENRNRLLLPVGTRKIFPVPSPENQVTLYDDCLHAVEKLNRQIPIYENDALHRLLPEPYMSAHINNGPIARCTTTNCSRCLYTTYYFMVVKRRGSASKQLFTCNFCTQNCALQWLSSNSKKYYQLNWKVSDDDDEYDDDDDND; encoded by the exons ATGAATAAAACCATACTGCATTGGAGTTATTTGAACTTTAAGGATGTGCCCATGGACTTATTTCTCTACGAGGACCTTGAGGAGGTTTATCTCAAAGAGAACTACATTTCCGTCATACCCAAATGGCTGCTCAATATTACCACGCTAAAGTTCATCCATTTGGCGGGTAACAATCTTAGTGAACTGCCCGTCGACATTTATATGTTGGAGAATCTGGAGTTCCTCGATGTTTCCAACAATGTGCTCAAGGAACTGCCTAACACATTGGGACTATTGCTGCAACTTCAACAACTTAATGTCAGTGGCAATCAGTTAACGGAACTGCCAAAAG AGCTGAGTAGCTTGCGCAATTTAGAGCATTTGAACATTGCCAACAATCAGTTCCGTCGCCTGCCCCTGCAGCTAAGCGAATGTGTGCGTCTCAACGAGCTCAACGTGAGCGACAACGAGGCGCTATTGCATCTGCCTGAGCGCATTGCCAATCTGCCCATGCTGCAGTCACTTGCCGCCGATC GCTGTGCTCTTATTTATCTACCGGCGGCGCTCTCAAAGTTTATGAATCATGTGCGCATCTTTCACAATACCTCCGTCAATTATATACCCATGATCTACGAGCGTTTCTATCAGAATTTCTACGACAACAGGCAGAAATTAACACCGCT TTCCATCCCGAAAAAGGGTCTCTTCTGGGTGCGTGAGCTAGAAAACCGCAATCGCTTGCTTCTGCCGGTGGGTACACGCAAAATCTTTCCCGTCCCCTCGCCAGAGAACCAAGTCACACTCTACGATGATTGTTTGCATGCGGTAGAAAAGCTGAATCGCCAAATACCCATCTATGAGAATGATGCACTCCATCGTCTGCTGCCCGAGCCATACATGAGTGCACACATCAACAATGGGCCTATTGCCCGATGCACGACTACAAACTGTTCCCGATGCCTCTATACAACCTACTACTTCATGGTTGTCAAGCG ACGCGGCAGTGCCTCGAAACAGTTGTTCACCTGTAACTTCTGCACACAGAACTGCGCACTCCAATGGCTTTCAAGCAACTCGAAGAAATATTATCAACTGAACTGGAAAGTTtctgatgacgacgacgaatatgatgatgatgatgataatgattaG
- the LOC133842292 gene encoding F-box only protein 39, which produces MSTINAGRKGSAQLEVMHKAGWKIDENEKACYIDIDEDNDDENDQLDESQRVYSRWSELPNIALEEIFTYLTPKERYYASLVCRHWYRTFYLPTVWHNFVVDDRTLTRPKYNYYSGWQYCLDHMRTQNCLARIGKHLRGIEFRPWHSFNNIYQFMTLLSWSIDKGLEHNPQSELIGMGRCIRSLVYHFPCNMSQPNDPEGIKLFGTGGQLLKGLKELLLRLTDLHTLKLVDFVLERFEANHLLDEVVCSCCTKMRVLNLVNVTTVHCPIMHVGLFLNLRVLTISPQNIDDDVLSLLADTKLRHLHLLQNCYTPNHLTISACGVKAWRSLKLTNPRLRVHLRLENLTDGEVVMQPEAPVHSITYWAPRARIRTELVIRMVDHYKNTLAVYGHELLPRFSSPKPFHNRIDSLLLLMCRQCFNLDTLIIREKVSTSTLLLIARTAKNLATLHVRRFAVILRCDWPRHPEWSNDFYLWLKRNSRSYEAVEREISQILGYKWNLLSDHDFKLLTVNVKAGA; this is translated from the exons atgtcCACAATTAATGCTGGGCGCAAGGGAAGCGCCCAGCTCGAGGTCATGCACAAGGCAGGCTGGAAGATCGATGAAAATGAGAAAG CCTGCTATATAGATATTGATGAAGATAATGATGACGAAAATGATCAACTGGACGAATCGCAACGCGTCTATTCCCGATGGTCCGAACTGCCCAACATCGCATTGGAGGAAATATTCACCTATCTCACACCCAAAGAGCGCTACTATGCAAGCTTG GTTTGCCGACACTGGTACAGAACCTTCTACTTGCCGACGGTGTGGCACAACTTTGTGGTCGATGATCGAACGTTGACGCGTCCGAAGTACAACTATTACTCGGGTTGGCAATACTGCTTGGATCATATGCGTACCCAGAACTGTTTGGCTCGCATCGGTAAACACCTCAGAGGCATCGAGTTTCGCCCCTGGCATAGCTTCAATAATATCTATCAGTTTATGACGTTGCTGTCGTGGAGCATTGATAAG GGTCTCGAACACAATCCTCAATCCGAATTAATCGGCATGGGTCGTTGCATACGCTCGCTTGTGTATCATTTTCCTTGCAATATGTCACAGCCGAATGATCCCGAAGGCATAAAACTCTTTGGCACTGGTGGACAGCTGCTGAAGGGTCTAAAGGAACTTCTGCTGCGTCTGACCGATCTGCATACTCTGAAATTGGTCGATTTTGTTTTGGAACGTTTCGAGGCGAATCATCTGTTGGATGAAGttgtttgcagttgttgcaccAAAATGCGTGTCCTCAATTTGGTGAATGTGACCACAGTGCACTGTCCCATCATGCATGTAGGATTGTTTCTCAATTTACGG GTGCTCACCATATCACCACAAAACATAGACGACGATGTGCTCTCACTGCTGGCGGACACAAAGCTGcgtcatttgcatttgctgcaaaACTGCTATACACCCAATCACCTGACCATCAGCGCCTGCGGAGTGAAGGCCTGGCGCAGCCTAAAGCTCACCAATCCACGTCTGCGAGTTCATCTGCGACTGGAGAATCTAACGGATGGCGAGGTTGTGATGCAGCCCGAGGCACCTGTCCACAGCATCACTTATTGGGCACCTCGGGCGCGCATCCGCACCGAGCTGGTAATCCGAATGGTGGATCACTATAAGAACACTCTGGCGGTCTATGGGCATGAACTGTTGCCGCGCTTCAGCAGCCCAAAGCCATTTCACAATCGCATCGAcagcctgctgctgctgatgtgtcGTCAGTGCTTCAACCTGGACACACTG ATTATACGTGAAAAGGTGTCAACATCGACGCTGTTGCTTATTGCACGCACTGCCAAGAACTTGGCAACGTTACACGTTAGACGCTTCGCTGTCATCTTGAGGTGCGATTGGCCAAGGCATCCAGAGTGGAGCAATGACTTCTATTTGTGGCTGAAGCGAAACTCTCGCTCCTATGAGGCTGTAGAACGAGAAATCTCACAGATCCTGGGCTACAAATGGAATCTGCTCAGCGATCACGACTTTAAGCTACTCACAGTGAATGTTAAGGCGGGCGCGTGA